GCCTAGAGGTGCAAAGACGTTCTTCTGGAGAAAATCATTGAGACGCAGACCGCTGGCTCGTTCAAGCGCGATGCCAGCCCAGTCAATTCCGACCTGAAATGTTAGCCGACGTTGAGACGCGAAGAAAATGTACCTACACCGTATTCCCAGCCTTCGCCGGGCTGGaacagaagaggaagcttgACGATATCCTCAATACGACCAGAAAACTCATCAATACCCGCAGGATGACTCCAATCCCTCAAGCGCTCATTAAAAAACGTATATCCAAAGCCAGCAGTATGCGTCAGCAGCATGCGAAGTGTAATGAgattcttcttgtcctcaaaGCTCCCATCAGGCTTCAACACCTTGAGACTCTTGAGCTCAGGAACAAGACTCTCAAGATGTTCACCATCATCGAGTTTAAGCTTTCCCTGCTCCACGAGCTGCATGCACGCAACGCCAGCAAGCATCTTGGTGCATGAGGCGATCCAGAAAATGTTATCGAGCGTCATGGGCTCATTGGTCCCGACACCGCGCGTACCCGCTGAATGAGCGAATATCTCACCGGATTTGTCGACCAGTACGACCGTGGTACCGGGAATACCAGTTTTTTGGTCGGCGCATGCATCGTCGATTATGCTGCGCAGCTTGGAAGTCGCTTGAGCAGTGATAGGCATGTTGGGCAAAACGTATGATATGGTCTAAAATTTTGAATGGGGGTTGATCAATCTGTCACAGAACTAACGTCTTTCCCTAGTGAAGCTATCTATTTATACTGCTAGTCGAACAATGGCGCTATGATTCTAAGATAGCGCAGCCTTGGCTCGTGGCCCGCGCCAGCTCACAAAGGTTTATCTAGTCATATGACAGGGCACCACCCGCATACAGCACCATACTCTATTCATCGCGACCCCGCCCCCT
The window above is part of the Fusarium musae strain F31 chromosome 6, whole genome shotgun sequence genome. Proteins encoded here:
- a CDS encoding hypothetical protein (MEROPS:MER0006204) → MPITAQATSKLRSIIDDACADQKTGIPGTTVVLVDKSGEIFAHSAGTRGVGTNEPMTLDNIFWIASCTKMLAGVACMQLVEQGKLKLDDGEHLESLVPELKSLKVLKPDGSFEDKKNLITLRMLLTHTAGFGYTFFNERLRDWSHPAGIDEFSGRIEDIVKLPLLFQPGEGWEYGVGIDWAGIALERASGLRLNDFLQKNVFAPLGIKNMSMLPGKEMRAKLAHMHQRDADGTLRTRDHLQRLPLVTDNASEIASIFHSGGAGMFAQPQEYGKVLTVLLNGGTCPKTGAQILKKETVDLMLSNSIEKFPNFSRQPIPAAKPDLTNPIGELYPVDGNPPQGWGLTFMLTNGGFSGRSKSTVQWAGLANLWWWADREHGIGGMVCTQILPFADAKVLGLWAAVETEIYKAVL